The sequence below is a genomic window from Nocardia fluminea.
GCGAGTCAAGTTCACCACCCGCGCCGACCTGCTCAAAGCAGCCAAGGGCTAGGCGCAGCTCCGGCAGGGGGTCCGCCGCCCGTGCCGACACGGGCGGCGGCAGCCGCCGAGAGCACGGCCGAAGGCCGGTTCTCGGCGCGCCTCCGCCGATGGACTGACCGAAGGGCGCGACGAAGGAGTGCCCGTAGGGAGGGAAGAGGCGGAGTTCAGCGCCGAGAACACGCGGCGCCAGCCGCCAAAATTACGGCAGCGGCATGATCCGGACGACCGTCGTGGTGACGCCGCCGACCACGAACCACAGGCGCAGCACCATCTGCCCGGTCCGGTCGCCCGGTTCGTGGCGGGCGCGCACGGTGATGTGTTCGCGGGCCAGCACCGGCGCCACATACTCGATCACGGCGCGGTGCGGTCCGGCGACCAGCTTCGGGAAGTCGACCAGGAACTGTTCGACGGCCTGCCAGTAGCAGGCGTTGTTGACGTGGTTGTACTGGTCGATGTCGGTCGCCCGCACCGGGAACGGCAGGTCGGCGTCGGATTCGCGCGGCGCCGGATCGGTGAGATAGGGCCGCCAGCGCAGGCGGTGCTCGTCGGTGGAACGGGCCAGGTAGGCCAGGCCGTCGTCGCTGATCCGGGCGGGCAGATTGCTCGACTCGCTGAGGTTGATCCAGAATCCCTCGGTCTCGATCAACCCGCCGCGTTCGCTGGTGATCCGCGTGCGCATGTTCGTCCACCGGGTGGACATCGACGAACACC
It includes:
- a CDS encoding acyl-[acyl-carrier-protein] thioesterase, which translates into the protein MSLDQPLAPLPEEGTGFATAWPVRAGDVDPYRRLRLDAVARYLSDIAWDELNQTALHLTDPTWIVRRTVIDVIRPVVWPDHVHLERWCSSMSTRWTNMRTRITSERGGLIETEGFWINLSESSNLPARISDDGLAYLARSTDEHRLRWRPYLTDPAPRESDADLPFPVRATDIDQYNHVNNACYWQAVEQFLVDFPKLVAGPHRAVIEYVAPVLAREHITVRARHEPGDRTGQMVLRLWFVVGGVTTTVVRIMPLP